A genomic segment from Anticarsia gemmatalis isolate Benzon Research Colony breed Stoneville strain chromosome 12, ilAntGemm2 primary, whole genome shotgun sequence encodes:
- the LOC142976920 gene encoding uncharacterized protein LOC142976920 gives MTERLIEFVRQHPCLYDTKDTYYKNVARKKKLWEQIGHEINKSGDVAKNKWKGLRDNYLRYKKEVAGTTGQTTKKFTKWAWAAPLQFLDATLTDRERRSNVRQSSPETSDFPSPETPRPETPPAQIVIRSRHRNINKTESEVDKVLNYLENKKKQEYDAVDHLFASYAQTFKTLSKANQIKGKIELANLFASLESEEMGESDQISKTSPL, from the exons ATGACTGAAAGATTAATAGAATTCGTTCGGCAACATCCCTGCTTGTATGATACGAaagatacttattataaaaacgtagCAAGAAAGAAAAAGTTGTGGGAACAAATTggacatgaaataaataaaagtg GTGATGTAGCTAAAAATAAATGGAAGGGCTTGAGAGATAATTACCTAAGATACAAAAAAGAAGTCGCTGGAACTACAGGACAGACTacaaaaaagtttacaaaatggGCGTGGGCCGCACCGTTACAATTTCTTGACGCAACTTTAACAGATCGAGAAAGAAGGTCAAATGTCAGACAATCTTCGCCAGAAACATCAGATTTCCCATCCCCGGAGACACCTCGGCCAGAAACGCCGCCTGCACAGATCGTGATTCGTTCAAGACatagaaatatcaataaaaccgAAAGTGAAGTggataaagttttaaattatcttgaaaacaaaaagaaacaagaATACGACGCCGTTGATCATCTGTTCGCAAGTTACGCACAAACGTTTAAAACTCTCTCCAAAGCGAACCAGATTAAAGGCAAAATAGAACTGGCTAACTTATTTGCAAGCTTGGAGTCAGAGGAAATGGGAGAAAGTGACCAAATATCGAAAACATCACCTTTATAA